tgtgcttatataagagaagctggatgcataggttgatttgtatttgagtcctttgcagcttgggtggtgaagatttaggtatgttcatgttgatcttgttgtgtttctggttggtaggtctaggaggtctgtcatgtatcccggggcattgccgtagatcattttatgaaccagggtgcagattttgaacgcattacgttctttgattgggagccagtgtagtttttctcgtagaggtttggcgcttttgaatcttgtttttccgaatataagcaattcctttttattagactaacttatTACATTTCTGACCAGCCAGAGCTACATTTACTTGTCAGGTCTGCTGATTCTGGATGAAGGAACCCTAGCTCCTGAAAGCTAGCCACAAATAAactgttagttcaataaaaagatgCCACCCACAACTACTTTGTTGACATCCTACTTCTGTTTATACAGATAAAATGCAATTGAAAGTGTAGCACATGCCCCTTAAATATACCCACCATGCATAACTGAGAATGTCTTTAGCCATAGTTTCTGCATAAAAAAAGAGCCCAAAACAAAATTTAAGCTACGCAAAAGCCTTTTCAATTCCATAGTGAGGGCTTGACTCATAGTTTACAGTACTGGTCAGGTGTTTTACATAAATTATCTATGAGTAGATTGCTCTTAAATTTTAGTGTTATTTTCTGCAATGGGTGGAACAGTCCACTACCACTCTGAGATGCTGCtaagaccagtggttctcaacccaatccttgttGGGGCACACCAAggcagttggattttcaggatatccacaatgcatacaaatgcggaggagtggcctaatagttaatgcagcaggctttgatcctgatgccctgggttcaattcccactgcaggtccttgtgaccttgggcaagccccttaaccctccattgcctcaggtacaaaaaccaagattgtgagcccgaGATAGCACTTGTTCATAACATGTGATTGTTCTCCGCCTTGAACTTGATTGATAAGCAGAATATGTTAGAATTTTATTAAAtaacagatttgcataccaatGAGGCAGTGCATGAAGATCTCTTTCATGtgtatgcattgtggatatcctgaaaaccaagttGACTGGGTATGGCCTGAGGACTGGCTTAGATGATATTAGCAAAATACTAGGCAAGACAATGGCAACAAGATTAAAGACCAACAAACAGTTGGGTGGCATTAGATACAGTTATAAGCCTAACAAATATTTGGAAGTGAAAACAAATGCCCCAGAAGTGAATTTAGTAGTCCAGAAAGCTAACTTCTTTGAACATTTGTTAACCTTATAAAGATATCTTCTGTACTCAGCTGCTTTTCTGACTTTCTTTTAATCATTTTTAGTGGGTTCAGGCAACACTCCCTTTAGGTGAAAGTTCTTTTTCCTTGACATTTGCACAGAACTCACCAGCGCCATCTGGCAAGTCTAAAACAAGTCcctgttttaaaaatgtacaCTTGATTTTATAAAAGAAAACATTCCTCATGCAAAATCAATGAGTAAGCATGTGTGATATATTGagctgtaaacattttttttaattaaatgcaTTAATGCTAGTAATCCGTAAATATGCAGTACTACTCGGTAAAGCAACCTGTGTCAGCTTTAAAATGAAGGATAGACCTGTCTAATTATATAATAAGAAAACACTGTCCCATTACTGGTGTGATTCTGGTAAGCACATTGAAACAAATGTGTATTAAATTATGTCAAATTCACATAAGCCATGGGATTATAGCCTCCATTTTAACacattgtaaaaaaataaataaagaagtgtTCTGCTGAATTTAAGGCAGGCTTGCTGCTTGGGACTAGGAAAGGCAAAATCAAAAATGGTTGTTTTACTTCCATAGCAGCTATTAATAAACTATCAACAGGATAAGGAAACCAGAGCAAAAAGGAAGGAATAAAGtgcataattttattttaaaaattcaagCAGTTAGTTTGATCCTAAGTATGATAAAGGAACTGTTAGGTTACTAGACCCTTCATGTTTTAATACAATTTGCCTTGCACAAAGCATACAATCACAATTGGACAGACAGTTGTTTCACTTGGTGTGATCTACAGGAATTTACTGAATGTAAGTGCAAAATGTATATGGCAGATCTTTGGATACTGATTGATTTCCAGTAATTAATCCACAAAGAGACAGAAAATGTTAGGGTTTCATGGTGCCATAAAAAATGATGCATTTTAAATGCCGGTGCTTTCTAGATCTCCGTCTTCCACTACTAGAGTAGCATGTGATCTGGAAATCATGAGGAGTTTTTCCTTATTTGTATATTGCCTCTGAAGCTTCTGAGATCTTTCTactgtttgttcttttttggCATCCTTCAGGAAGGAGTCCCCAGTTTGGTCCTCAGAGCTACTGGCTAAGGTGTTGTCCTCAAAGGAGGTGCCAGCCTCCTCCAGAGGTGTGTAGCCCTTATTGCTAGACTGATCAGACTGAGAGCCTTGAGAGTCTCCTCTGATCACAGATGCTATGGTGAGAGAATCCCCAAGGTCTGGGGATTTGGAATAGCTGGAAGAAGATGCCTTGACTAAAGGGCTGGAGCCTAGATCTGTGCTGCTAAGAGAGGGGCTCCTCAACCGTACCTGAAGCTCGGGGGAAAGAGGTTTCCTAGCATCCGGTAAACAACTTGTACTCTGGCGCCTCTGTAACAAGTCTCTATGGGGTTTCAGAAATGCCCCTTGAAGGTGAGGATGGTTGACATTAGTTAAGTTCAAGTCAAATTCCCTTTGTGGGACATCTTTGGCTCCTCTCAAGCTGGGCCTGCAATTCCTTTTGCTCCCCAGAAGCCCGCTGTCTACGTTGATGGGCAATGTAAAGGCGCTGAGGGAGGAACACACAATAGAGCCTGTGTTGCCTTGGCTCCAGCCCTGCTTTGGGAGACTGCAAATGGTGGCTTGTCCTTCAGCCATGCCAGAAGCCGATTGCTCCCGGTAGATGCTGTAAACTGCTTCAACAAGGCTGGGGGGCTCCTTCAGTTGTTTAGATGATTTAGGTAAAGATGTCCTGGCATCACTCAGATCTGAGGGTGAAAGGGTCAGATTGCCACTCATGGTTGAGTGCCAGGAGCTTTTGGCCAGCATGGCAGCCCCAAAGGAATCACTAGGCTTGACGTCCAGGCTCCGGGACTGCACATAATTGACAAATCCATTTAAGGGGGCCCCATCTTTGGAGCGAAGGCTATGCACATCAATTACAGTGGAGTACAGGTCCCTCAGGTTGATGATCTTGGTCTTCCTGTCCCTGTTTTCATGCAGCACAGCATTGGCACAGATGAATAGGAATATGCCAATGCCCATTATCAAAGGACCAAACACCTTGAGTTTATCTGAGTGCAAGTAACCAGAGATGAGTTTAGAAAAGAAGCTGGAGGAAGCCGGCATCTGGAAGGAAGCCCTGGTGATATTGCTGGAGTTGGTTTTAGGTGTCTCCAGATCAGGCCCACGAGCATTCTGATGGCTGTCTGACCAGTTTTTGGTTGTACTGGAAAGTTCCTGCCCACTTAAAGAATGCTGTGTATGTGTAGGCACCAAAGTCTCCTTGTATACCTGGCTAGCTTTTGGCCAATAACCTATAACTGCCATGGCAACGCCAACCAAGAGTACTAGAATACCACAGAGAGCAATCAACCCAGAGACAGAACACAGCTTCAGTTTGCCCTTCACTACCACCACATCATTCTTGCGTTTCTTTTTGGCTTTCCTTTTCTGTTTGGGAACTTGGCTTTTAGCTCGGAGAGGGTCTTGTTTCCTGGCTGAAATCCTCAGGAGACCTCCTGTAGCGATCATGCTTACTCAAGGAACTGGTTATTACCTATTTCAGTTTCTGAAAGGAAGAAATGAGAGTCAGAACACAGAGTGAACATGAAACAAAATGCCAGTTTAGAAAAACACACAGCAAGGCTAAACACTAGCTCAGGAAAAGCACAGAATCAGGCTGTACAGAGGACCTCAGGTATCTTGGAAATGAGTTATGGTTTATTCAGCCAGCTGTTGCAAGCAGGTCGATTCCTTGTAGCTAAAAATTAATTTAGAGACATTTACAATTATATTCTATAGGAGAAACTACTTAAGCAGGAGAATGTGCTAGGTAaagcagaatactgcagcaaggATCTGGCCTACTCCCTACTGCACTGGATATAACTGTCCATCTTAATGCATTTTCTCTTTGAAATGCAGTTCATGATACAATCAATCTACCACCTGAACTGTGGTTATTTGCTTTTCCCAACACCAGGTGGAATTACTACCCAAACTGTATTGGGAACATACTGCTAAGACCTAAGTAATTATTTTAATATGTAAATTAATAGATATGATTTTTACAATTTGATCTGCAAAAGCAATTTGATTTTTACATACCAATGGCATAACTGCTATAGAGAAATATCTGTATTTTTAAGGTTATCTATTTATATAATACGTCCACAtgcgttctccaatccctcagtaTGGTTGATGTGGCATACAATTAGTTCACATTTTTAGATCTAATTAAACAAACAACGGGCAAACTCTTCTTGAACCTCCTGAAAATACTTGTCAGGAAACCTTTATCCTACAGCCTCAAAAACTGTTGTCAATAATCAAATGTTATTCATTGTGTTATTTTCTCTATCACCACATGTCATTATTTAAGTTGTCAGATAATGAGAGATCAAAATGTGTGTATAATGtatgcatatataaatatatataaatccaTCCAAATACACACAGCTAGATAAACCTTTTAGAGAGATTGTTTCCTAGGCTGCCAAACCTTTCCGAAAACACTTAACAGGAAAATAAGAGAACAAAATCAATATAGGGCAGTAAATTGCATGACAAAGTTAAAAATATTAGGGTTCAAGGAAGCAGTACAAATACACAGCAAACATTTCTAATGCTTTTCATTTGTTTTAATTATCCTCACGTGTACTTTTGGATACAAAGCAAGTTAGAACGATGGCTCTCCTTTGCGTCTCACAATAGTAGTGTCACTGGCTAGCAGCCACCGTTCTGAATGCTTCTAAAATGTGTTGGAAGGACATGGAACTGTGGCTGTGGCCAAACTGGTGATTGTTTCTATATCAGTGCCCAACGATTTTCACATCACTGATACCAGCTGGTTAATCTGCTTTTACTGCAATGGTTTGCTCCAGTAGGAGTATCATTATCAGGCACACAGATCCTCTCTATATGTGTCTTGGTGCTGGTGCTATGATTCCAGCCATTACACAAATAAAGGAGATCCTGTCTCAGCTGAAATGGCAGAGCAAATGATAATCAAATGCCTGtaagctttaaaaaaattaataggtgtttaaattaaaaaaaattatatatatatataatttttagggggtgaggaggaaggctgaagggatagtgtgtgtgtgtatatacacacTGCATAATTTCTGTTACTATTCATAGTTGTATCAACCCATAATACAGACCTTCTTGCAAGATGGAGCATTTCCATAGACTGGAGTGTGATCCTTCAGTATCAGTAAGCATATCATTATTTGCCACTATTTTAAACGGTTCACTCAGGATTATAATCTTATAACTTTAGGgtttcaaaatctttttttttattgaaggaTTTGAGGGCAGGAGACAACTATTTTCAGAAAACTCAAACTAGAATGGGTGTACAGCCACTTTCTTTAATGTTAGCCAGTTTGCGATGCAGTAAAGAGACGCAGCAATATTACCAACTGTATACAGAGCAGATTTCCTGCAAGGAATAAAACCGTATGCTTTAACTCTTTATATAAAAGAGTACTAAATAACGGTAAGTGCCAAGGATCACTGGACTGCAACCTAAGAGCCACTGCCTGCGATAGAACAAAATGAGTTTTCAGCATTCTGCTCTAGCGTTTCCTACAAGCTTTTTACCCacagaaaaaaaggtacagtaatgatcccccccccccccccaaacagtggCGAGCTTCGCTTCGGTAAATGCCCAAAGCGAGCCAACTTACGGTCCATTCCGAGCATAGTTTTTAACAAAGTTTGCACCAATAAACCAAGATAGGGGACATCTATATCGGTATAAGATTTGGTACTCACACATTGGTGGCCAGCGTTCATCCCGGGAAATGAGGCTGGAAGCATCCTCCAAAGACGCAGCCTAAATGGCTGCGGGCGGTCCGGTCGCGAAGACAACAGCAGCAGCGGCGGGAGAGAACAGTTGCGGCTCCCGCCGCTGCCGAACGAGCTCCGGCGGGAGGAAAATGTGGAGCGCGAGGAGCGGCGTCGGCGGCACCGCGGCAAAACCGGAAGTGCTGAGCCGGCTCGCGGTGCCGGCcgacaagaaagaaaggcagcgGGGAGCATTTGGAAGAGGGGATTTTCTTTGGAAAGGGGGTAGGGAGAGAGGAAAGGtttaggggggaagggggaggccgGGATACCAGCTGCCAGTGCCAACACGAAGGCACCGGGCCACCGCGTCTAGTACAGCAGTCAGTGTATTAAAAGATACCCCGCCTGGAGAGAAAACAAAAAGCTTGCGCCAATGGCGCgaacagtagaaaaaaaaaaaaaaaactacctccGAGGCCAGTCAGTTAGAGATGAACTTGTCTGCAGCGGCGCAGCACGAGAGCTCGCGCACGCGCCCCGTGCCTACCAACCGTCCTTTTCTGTGgctgggggagggtgggagcagcgggaaggaacTGAATGGGGATCGCGCGGATGGTGGTGATGATGATGAGCCGTTTTAGAGGGGTATGGAGTAGGGGACGGTGAGGGT
This genomic interval from Microcaecilia unicolor chromosome 1, aMicUni1.1, whole genome shotgun sequence contains the following:
- the TMEM200C gene encoding transmembrane protein 200C → MIATGGLLRISARKQDPLRAKSQVPKQKRKAKKKRKNDVVVVKGKLKLCSVSGLIALCGILVLLVGVAMAVIGYWPKASQVYKETLVPTHTQHSLSGQELSSTTKNWSDSHQNARGPDLETPKTNSSNITRASFQMPASSSFFSKLISGYLHSDKLKVFGPLIMGIGIFLFICANAVLHENRDRKTKIINLRDLYSTVIDVHSLRSKDGAPLNGFVNYVQSRSLDVKPSDSFGAAMLAKSSWHSTMSGNLTLSPSDLSDARTSLPKSSKQLKEPPSLVEAVYSIYREQSASGMAEGQATICSLPKQGWSQGNTGSIVCSSLSAFTLPINVDSGLLGSKRNCRPSLRGAKDVPQREFDLNLTNVNHPHLQGAFLKPHRDLLQRRQSTSCLPDARKPLSPELQVRLRSPSLSSTDLGSSPLVKASSSSYSKSPDLGDSLTIASVIRGDSQGSQSDQSSNKGYTPLEEAGTSFEDNTLASSSEDQTGDSFLKDAKKEQTVERSQKLQRQYTNKEKLLMISRSHATLVVEDGDLESTGI